CTCTTTGCCGATGATCCCTGGCGCGGCAGAATTGATTTCATAGATCCTTTGCTGGCTTATCCTATTGTCGCTGCAGTCGTGGCGTACCTAGCAGGCCGTTCCAGGCGATCCGCATTTGTGGCAGCCACCTTGGGCGTCTTGAGCTTAGACGTCATGAACTATATCCAGTTGGTAAACAACAAGATTCCCGGTCGCGTAGCTTTTGGAGGCGGCGGGGCTTTTGATGCAGTGATCATGGCCGGCATCGGTGCGGTTATCCTGGCAGAAATCATTGGTGAAAGCCGAGAACGGCTCCAAGGAGGGCCGGAAAAAGAAGGAAGACCTCCGGAGCTGCTTGAAAGCCTTGACAAGGCTGTACCTCAACCGGCACAAAAACCACTGGCAAAGGAGCCACAGGAAAGGAAAGATCATGATGCAAAGACCGACGAATAGATGGATCACGCTGGGGATTGTCGCTCTTTTGGCAGGGATCATCATACTGGGCTATCAAACCAGTAAACCGGCTGAACAAGCAGCAGCAGAGTTTGAACTCGACCTACCGGATTTAGGGGTATGGGAGCAAGAGAGGGATGACGGGGGCTACTATACCATAGTAGATGAAGAAGGCAACATCCTGGACAAGACTATCCGGCAGGTGCACCCGGAAGACGAGTTCATTGCCGCGAACAACCGCCACTACCGGGTGGAAAGAGTGGAAGGCGACAAGGCGTATGCCAAACTCCTCACGGAAAATGCCCTCGCCGGCCTAGACCTCATTATTGCCCAGCAGGTCGCGGCGCAAGGTAAAGAATCTAACAATAAAATTGCCATGTATCATACTCATACCGACGAATCCTATGTTCCCACCGACGGTACTGAAAGCATACCCGGCAACGGGGGCATCTATAAAGTAGGGGAGAGCATGGGAGAGAAGTTCCGGGAAAAAGGAGTAGAAGTTCTCTATGACAAGACCCCTCACGAACCTCACGATGCCGATGCCTACCGGCGCTCCAGGAGAACAGCCATCGAACTGATGAAAAAGACCCCCGCTGCCATTATTGATGTGCACCGGGACGGGGTACCGGACCCGGATTTCTACTACGCCAATGTGGCCGGTATGGATGTAACCAAGGTTCGCCTGGTAGTAGGGCGGCAGAACCAAAACATGCAAGCCAATTTGGATTTTGCGAAACAGATCAAAGCTCAATTGGACAAGTACTACCCCGGACTGGTACATGGGATTTTCATGGCTAAAGGCAATTACAACCAGGACCTTTCTCCCCGTTCCATTTTGGTGGAGGTGGGAACCCACACCAATGAA
The sequence above is a segment of the Clostridia bacterium genome. Coding sequences within it:
- a CDS encoding DUF1614 domain-containing protein, which gives rise to MSGYPLGIILLIVVTILIYFGLAHRVLDRLRINDRTALLLLGAIIAGSFINIPITDGPPAVTVNVGGALIPFGLAVYLLAKAGTRAEWIRAIVATAITVVVITLVNRYLFADDPWRGRIDFIDPLLAYPIVAAVVAYLAGRSRRSAFVAATLGVLSLDVMNYIQLVNNKIPGRVAFGGGGAFDAVIMAGIGAVILAEIIGESRERLQGGPEKEGRPPELLESLDKAVPQPAQKPLAKEPQERKDHDAKTDE
- a CDS encoding stage II sporulation protein P, producing MMQRPTNRWITLGIVALLAGIIILGYQTSKPAEQAAAEFELDLPDLGVWEQERDDGGYYTIVDEEGNILDKTIRQVHPEDEFIAANNRHYRVERVEGDKAYAKLLTENALAGLDLIIAQQVAAQGKESNNKIAMYHTHTDESYVPTDGTESIPGNGGIYKVGESMGEKFREKGVEVLYDKTPHEPHDADAYRRSRRTAIELMKKTPAAIIDVHRDGVPDPDFYYANVAGMDVTKVRLVVGRQNQNMQANLDFAKQIKAQLDKYYPGLVHGIFMAKGNYNQDLSPRSILVEVGTHTNERQLAEQGAMLFADALPDILGISTPETPRAPTDTSTPGDRRSLWWIVTIAVLGAAAFLLLSTGSFAGAMRKLKQFSSDEWANFLGSPHRKKRKTGQDPEE